In uncultured Desulfuromusa sp., a genomic segment contains:
- the cysE gene encoding serine O-acetyltransferase: MFSRLKEDIKVVFERDPAVRSVFEVIFCYPGFHAMLFYRLSHWLWINQVKFLARLISHFGRLLTGIEIHPGATIGRGFFIDHGMGVVIGETAEIGDNCTLYHGVTLGGTSWAKEKRHPTLGNNVIIGSGAKILGPFKVGDDSKIGSNSVVVKEVPATATVVGIPGRVVLSGEKRVGVDLEHDKLPDPVAKAVNCVFEQIHRLTEQVEELQSEQKQLKEELARYEDQEKSESLRKEAV, from the coding sequence ATGTTTTCTCGTCTCAAAGAAGATATAAAGGTTGTTTTTGAACGTGATCCGGCAGTGCGGAGCGTTTTTGAGGTGATCTTTTGTTATCCTGGATTTCACGCGATGCTTTTCTATCGTTTGTCGCATTGGTTGTGGATCAATCAAGTTAAATTTCTGGCGCGGCTTATTTCCCATTTTGGACGGTTGCTGACCGGGATAGAAATCCACCCGGGTGCCACGATCGGACGTGGATTCTTTATTGATCATGGTATGGGTGTTGTGATTGGCGAAACCGCTGAGATCGGTGACAATTGTACGCTTTATCATGGAGTCACTTTAGGCGGAACCTCCTGGGCAAAAGAGAAACGTCATCCTACTTTGGGAAATAATGTCATTATTGGCTCCGGGGCCAAAATCCTCGGTCCTTTTAAGGTTGGCGATGACAGTAAAATTGGTTCCAACTCCGTCGTTGTTAAAGAAGTCCCTGCGACAGCGACCGTTGTCGGTATTCCCGGCAGGGTTGTTCTGTCCGGTGAAAAAAGGGTCGGGGTTGACCTTGAACACGATAAACTTCCTGATCCGGTTGCCAAAGCAGTTAATTGTGTCTTTGAACAAATTCACCGGCTCACTGAGCAGGTTGAAGAATTACAGAGCGAGCAGAAACAACTGAAGGAAGAGCTTGCTCGATATGAAGACCAGGAAAAATCTGAATCTTTGAGAAAAGAAGCCGTTTGA